gaaagaagaaaagagagggtcACGTCTTTCCTTCCCTGGCACCTCTGTCCTCATGTATCAAATACCGGTCGTGTGCCTACCCTGGGCAGGCTGTACTGCCCTCCATTAGTCGGGGTGTCTGGACTTCTTTATCTGGTTCCAATGGGCCAGAGAGACCCCTTCAGAAGCAGGAGGCCTTGGGGTCCAGCCAAGGGCCTGGGCTGTATGAGTGTCCCTCTGCCAGGCCACTGTGTGTGGAGGGCTTCCACTGACCGACTCCTCCCCTAGGCCTGGGGTTTCACGCAGGTTCAGGCGCTGGATCTGCCACTCCCCGGCTGGGCGATTGTCTCCTGCCCATCCTAGAGGTAGGTAGGCTGTTCCCAGTCGGTCACCTGTCCATGCGCACAGAGGTGACCCCAGCTGGGTGACTGGACCAACCACAGCATAAGCCAACCCCAGGAGATTTTGTTCCCCACTTGTATTTTGCAGGCACTCACCACTGTTGTGTAGCAAACCTTGTCAGATGCTCTTAGATGTTCTTCCGATGCTGCCTGGGCTGCCCTGAGAGCCATCCCTCTCGCCCAgttagaatcctggctctgtctcgAATTTGCCACTTGGCTTTGGTCAAGTACCTCATCTCCTTGAGCCTCGGTTTTCACTTCTGAAAATAGAGGTAATATCCCTTGCCTGCGGGGGTTGGTACTGGTACGAGGCACGGATGAGCCAGGCGAGGTGTGAGTGATGGCCTCAGGGAGACAGAGGCCACAATGGGGGCTGCAGAAGCGGCAGCATCAcaccccctgccctccaggaaacACTCCCACCGCCGCAGCCTGAGCCAGCCGGGGACATCTTGGCAGAGACGTGGGAGAAAGAGCACAGGACCAGGTGTCAGCCCCCGTGCTGCGCCCTTGCAGCGGTCGCTCCCCAGCTGCGTCTCAACCTCCCCCTGAGAAGGCTGACTGCCGTCCTGACCCCTGGGTCTGTGGCAGGTGGCAGGCAGTGATGAGGTCTCAGCAGCTGCCCACTGTCAGGGAGGGCCTTCCCAGGGTGCCCAGCAGCCGGGAGGTGTGCTGGAGAGACACGGAAGCCGAAGGTCTCAGGACTCAGCCAGAAGCTAATAAGCGTTATTGGCTTACGGTGAGGGAAGAAGTGAGTGGCTCCGCAACCATCGAGACTGATCTATTGGTTAATTAGGAGGTTTCCACACCACAGACTACCTCAGCTGTGTGCAGGGACAGGTAGGGAGAGGGCCACAGGGTAATCAGGGCTGCTGGAAGGCCAGCTGGGGCCCGAGTGTGGCTCAGCGCCTCCCCGTAGCCAGGAGCACCAAACGGCTGAAAGAATAATGCGAGGGGTTTGGGTCAGGCAGTGGACCTAGGACTCGACGGCCGGGGGGAAGCCCTCAGCACTCACTGTACCTGAACATAAGTCTCCTAAGGAAGGGGGCTGGGAGCCCTCTGAGGTTTCTAGGGCTTCCAGTTGAGTGTGGGGAGCTGCAGGTTTGGGGAGGAGGGCTGATGGAGGATCaggaaaaaccaagaaaaacctTGGAAACCATGGgatctgaggagaaaaaaaaaaagggaaaaaccgTATTCGGTTCTACTGAGTCGAAAAAGTTAAACAGCAGTGGGTTTGAACCCACCCTCTGCCAAACACTGGCTATGTGACAAACCACTCAACCTCTTTGATTCTTGCTGTCTACATCTATAAAGTGGAATTGATCGTATCTGCCTTGCAAAGCTGTTTTGATAATTAGATTGAGGAATGTAACACCCCATACAGATGGGCGGGCGGATTGCCCTCCTTCCTGTCAGCCTGGTCATGGACAGCGTCTTGGGGCTGCCTAGCTAAGGGCCTGCACTTGGCTGCGTTGAACCATTTTCATCGCCCAGGGGTGTCCACTCAGTGGACTGAGTGTCTGTCCCCAGCTCAGCCACTCCTCCTCAGAGGGCTCCTGGCTTTGGCCCCATCCCCTAGGGGCGTCCTGTCCAGGGGGAAGGGGAATGACAGACAGACGTACACCCGGCAGACTGGAGGCAGACAAGGTTTATTCCGGTCCTCGGGCAGGCAGGGCCCGGCCAGCCTCTGTGCCGCGGGCCGGTTCCCGACCCGGCTCCCCGCCCCAGCCGCCGCCCGTCGGCAGCTGCCCGCGAGGCCTAGCGTCCCCGAGGCAGCCGGCAGGGCCTGGGGACGCCGGGCGGACGCGACGGAGGGCGCGGCGGGAGCCCGGGGGGcagcgggggcggcggcggccgcaGGGCCACAGGCGGCGGAGGCGCGCGCGGAAGTGGCGCGAGGCGAGCGCGTAGACCAGTGGGTTGAGGCAGGAGTTGGCGTAGGCGAGGCAGTGCGAAGCCAGGCGGCAGGCGTAGGTGGCCGGGCTGAAGGCGAAGCGGCCGTACCAGAAGCAGAGGATGAGTGCGTGGTGAGGGCCCCAGCAGAGGGCGTAGAGCGCAGCCACCGCCAGCATGGCGCGCCCCGCGGCTCTGCGCCGGGCCTCGGCAGCCGCCGCGCCCGCGGGACCCACGGCCGCCCACAGGAAGCGCAGCGTGCGTCCGTAGGCCAGGCTCACCACGGCCACGGGCAGCAGGTAGCCGGCGGCGAAGGTGGCCACGTCGAGGGCGCGGCGGCGCGCGTCCTCCCAGGTGGGCACGCAGAGCTCGAGCGCGCCGTAGCGCACGATGCCGTAGTAGCTGAGGTAGGGCGCCGAGAAGAGCGCCGCCAGCAGCCAGACCAGACCCACGGCGGCGCGGGCGTTGCGCGGCGTGCGCAGCGCCCGGGAGCGCAGCGGGTGCCGTACGGCCAGGTACCTGCGGGCGGGCGCGGTGTCAGCGAGGCGGGCGGGCGGCCGCCTAGACGACCGTGTCTGAACCTCGGGGGTGGGCGGGCATCGCGCGCCCGGCCTCGCATGGAGGTTGTGGGGATGAACGGAGTCAGCGCGCAAAGCGCTTAGAGCAGCGCCTGGCACCTAGCGGGGCTGggtcagaggctcagagagaagtgaCCGGCCCGAGGTTGTCAGCTAGAGAGTGAGCCTGGGTTTGACCCCAAGTTTCAGGCCATGAAAGCCAGTCTGACCACAACCTGAGCCAGGTGTGGGCGGTAATAAACTATCTGATGAATTCATTGGTGTGTTCCTTTTGCCATTCATTTCGCTCTTACAGACATCacgtgccaggccctgagctaaCACTTGGGACACAGAGATGTTCTCCGGAAGCTCCCAATGGAGTTGGAGGGAGGGCAGGATGATCCCCTCAAGCATGCCCTGCAGGTGCCCAGGGAGTGGTTGGTGGGGGCCGGGGAGCTGTTCCTTCTCCCCCCTCCTATGTCCCTTTTTGGTCCCCCATTCCCTCCTTTCTAAGGCCAATGAGAATCTGTTCAGGtcttccctccccagcccagacccGGCCAGGTCCCCGACACAGCTCACCTGTCCACCGAGACGGCCGCCAGCGTGAAGCTGCTGGCGTACATGGTGAGGTAGATGAGCAGGTGCACAGCCTTGCAAACGAGGGCCCCGAAGAGCCAGGCGTCGAGCGTGTAGATGGTGGCCTGGAAAGGCACACAGCACAGGATGAAGCAGAGATCGGCCACTGCCAGGTTGAGGATGAACAGATCCGTGGTGCTGCCCGGCTCCTGCCAGGCGCCCAGGCCGGGCTGCAGCAGCACTGCCAGCACCAGCCCATTGCCCACTGTGCCCAGCAGGAAGATGAGGGCAAAGACCACGGGCACTGCCACAGCCCCCATACTCCCTGGGCTGTCCAGCGAAACGTTCTGGGCATCAGCCATCTCCTCATCAGACAGGCACCTGAGGAAGAGAAGCTGGAGTCCTCAGGCAGGAGCCCCCAACTCTGGTTACCCAACTCAGGGGCCTAGTCCCCCACCCCGGGCCTGGCCACGTCCCATGGGCTGGAAGctggtgggggatgggggtgggggtggggacagagacaAAAGTTATCACTGGGACCCACTGTGCAAGCTCCTGACAGAGTCTCATTGGTGTCTAAGGTGGGTTTCTCAATTTCCTGGGGAACACCCCCATAGCCCAGGGCATGAAGGGCTGATTAGGTAGTTGATAGACACCTTCAACCGTGATGCAGGTAAAGACACAGgcaaagtggggtggggggaggggcagctccAACCCCAGGAGCTGATTTTTCAATGGGGATCTGAAATAcagggaaggcttttttttttttttgccacacaacgcggtatgtgggattttagttccccgactagggatcgaacccacgccctccctgcattggaagggtggagtcttaaccactggaccaccagggaagtcctaaggaAGACTTTGGGACATAGGTCAAATTCAGCCAAACATGGGTGACGTCCCTGAGTCATTTGATAGTCCAGTTTAGTGAGAGCATGACAGTGGCACAGCTGGGAGAACCATATAAGTCACTGCCCCCTTTTTACacgtgaggaaattgaggctcagagaggggacacGGGAGGCTAATACCACACTTTGAGTGGCAGATCTGGGGCTGTTGCCACCCTGGTACCCTGACTCCAAGGCTGAAGCACTCATCTGAGAGCCTGTAACAGGTAGCGCTTCTGACAATCTGTGCACGcgcgtgtgtgcgcacacacgaGCATCTACGCAAGCTGTGCTCACTCTTACCCCTGCCCCACCCATGGCCCATATCGACTGCTACCTGGGGGTCTCCCTACATGCTTGGACCTCTGGGGTGGCTGGACGTATTAAGGGCAAGGGAGccaggcagggaggaggaaggaaaggtgaTATCTGTGTCTCCCACCCCAGCATGCAGCAGGTCCCCGCAAGGCCCAGGATGGGCGACACCTACCTCAACCCTGGGCACTGGGCTCCTGCTTGATCCTGGGCGAACCGGCCAGGCTGAAGCTGCCTCCTGGCTCGGTGGCCACCCCTTGGTGCCTACCTGCAGGTACAGGTCTGCCTCCCAAGGCTCCCTCCTCTCCTTGGCCTTCCTCTGCTGAGCTGGACTTGGGCACTCCTTCCGAAGAAGTAGCCACTTCCTCCTCATTCCCTGATTTCCCCCAGATGGCATGCTCTTCTGTCCggctctcctctgcctctctgcGTTGCTTCTGCCTCTTTCTGCAGCGAGTAACCCATTGATCTCGCTCTCTGAGATTCTCGCTTTGTAGTTAACCCCTCTGTGCCCAGGGCCCAGTCCATTCCTGGCCCTCTCACCTCCTGTGGTCCTGCTTCCCCATCGTCTCTGCTCCCTGCTCCAAGAAGGGCTCCAACCGAAGCTCAGAAGGGAcccctagtcttttttttttttttttttttggccgcgctgtgtggcacgtgggaccttagttccccgaccaccccctgcactggaagcgtggggtcttaatcactggaccatcagggaagtcccgggacTCCTAGTCTTGAGTGGGGTGGGGTGTCCTATGCTAGGAATCCAGGAGCCCCTTTGCTGCAGACTTCAGATAGAACTACTCTTCCTGGCCCCTGAGACCCACCAGTTTCCCTAAGATTGTTCTAGGGGTTCAGTCTGCCTGAAGCCTGCAGGGCTTATGTGCCTGTCCAAAGAGTCTGGCTTTAGCCTGAGAGGAATGGGGAACTAGAGGAGGTTCTAGAGCAGGGACAGGACCTGCGCATTTATTGTGTAATTAGTTTATTACGGCCTGGGGTTAAAAGGATGAATAGAAGGGGAGCGGTTTAATGAGTGAGCCATTAGGAGCCTCTTGTCCAGGCAACAGCCGAAGAGGTTACTAGGTCTCGGTGAATGGCTGTATCATTCAGTCATGGGGTTCTGGTCTGGACCTCTTGGAGGAGTGGGCCACATGGCCACATGCTTCCAGAGGGTTAGAGGCCAGCACCCGGGGTGTGAGGTGCATTGGATTCAGCAACAAGGTGGTTGTTGAAAACTAGACAAGTGTAGTGGGGCCAGGATGCTGTCTGTAATGAATTAAGGGAGAGGAGAGCTGGTAGGCACGGTGTGGTGTCTTTCTAGAAGCTGGGAGGGTGGGGCGAATGTCAAGAAGTCTGTGAAAGGGGAGAGAAAACAGTCCGAGGGGACGCTGATGAAGACAGGACTTGTAACCAAGGCCTCAGGAGCCGGGAAGAGACTCTTCAGAACTGGCTTCCCACGGGCCCTGGGATTTTCACCAGTGCTCAGGCACCTCTAAAGCCTCATGTCACCCATCCCAGATGCAGCGCATCCCCCAATTTCTGGAAGCAGAGACTCACTGAATTGAAGATATTAGGGATCATACCTAGATTCTCCAAACCTGAATTCAGAGCTATCAAAATTGAATTAAGGAATTAGAATCGTAGAATCGTGTGATCTCTGAAGAGCAGAATTGTAGGATCCAGACTTGGTGTGGTGGGATTTAAGAATTTAGGGGTCCACAACCACCCTGTATGAAAGTAATGCACTGTTAGATTCCCAGAAGCCTGGACTCACGAATGTGGCAGGCCTGGACCCTGAAAGCCCCGAGGTCCCTGACACACCGTCCCTCCGCTTGGGAGCCCCCAGCCCACCATGTCCCTCCTTGTTGGAGGCTAAGCTCTGGACGGGCAGGGGCGGTACTAGGGCAGAGCTCCCAGCAGCAGCAAGGCTGAGCTGCTGATATGATAGCAGAGGAGGAGGGAGTATGGTGGCAACCAGAGAGACCACCTgtggggaaggcaggaagggcGCCTCGCTATGGCCCGAGTCCCAGCGGGCCCCAGGCACCCGTCTTCCCTTGCTCCAACTGCTGCTCCTGGTGACTATGGCCTTGAACCCTGTACCCAACGTAGAGGACAGATGATGGGCCTTGGGAGTGGTCCCCAGAGACCCAGGCTCTGCAGGGTGTGTAAGTGCAGCTTGTCCGCGACTGGCCCTCGGCCCTATAGCCTGTCTTGGCCTCTGGCGATGACCAGTACGTGCCCAAGCCCAAGCATGTGTGCCCAGGGCTGCCACTGCACCTGCTGGCACCTCCTATGAGCCCTCTGGATGGTGGCGGAGGAGCTGTGCCGCGGCGGACCTGGGCCAGCACAGCTCCACACGCTGAGCCGAAAGCTGGCTGATGATGTGGTGCTCTACCGCGACCAGCTGGCCCACGGTGTCGAGGCACCGCCACCGCCCCACAATGTCAGCGGCGGCGCCTGGGAACTACAGGCCGCAACGGTGCTCGCTGTGCGCCACTGGCTGATGGACCTCACCTAGGTCCACCTTATCTCAGCCTCACCTTCTGCGATTTGTCACCCCGTGGCTGCTCATGGCCACCCACTATGACCTGCCACCTTGAGCAGACCATGCACGTCAAGCTGCTGGCTTGGCCAGGGGCTGGCACCAGGCTGTGTGTACTTGCTGCTGTAGGAGTGCACCTAGTGCCTGATGCCCTACCCGTGTCTGTGCCCCTGATGTGGCCACAGCAGCTCCCTCCCCTGGGGCTGCATCCCCTAGCACCCCGAACTCCTGGACCCCAGCCTCAAGCTCCTCGGGATCACAGGCTAGGATTCTCAGAATCCCAGCATTAAGATCCTAATGGATTGGGCCAGAGCTCACCCAGACTGTCCATCCCTAGACACCCAGGCTGAAGGGGGGGCTGGGGATGCGGGGCGCCAGAAACATGGTCCCATCGTTAATGAAGCGCCTTTTCACCCTCCCTGCCCTATCGCCAGCAAACTACGAGCTTCCCAAGCCCACAACATGCTGAGGCTGGAGGCGCAGTGACTCAGAACCCATCCTTTACCCCCACCAGGTGCCCGTAAGGCTGAGGTGGGGAGGGCAATGGAGAGAGAAGCACCACGGGTTGCGACTGCGGGAAGGGGACAGTCATCTTCAGCAGGGAAGCAGCGAGCCATTGTCGGGGGCAAGGCAGGGTGGGGCCTTGCCTGCGGGGCTGTAGCAACAGCTGAGTCCGAGGCCAGAAGTCTGGAGGGGGCGGGGCGATAGCAGAGCCTGAGCTCGCTACGCCCCCTGGCGGCTGATCTTCAGACCAGCAGGCCTCGGGAATACGGAAATGGAAAGGGCCCGATACCAATATAACAGCCGCTCTTGGTACAgcgggggaaactgaggcacacacgGGGGAGGAGCCTGCCTAAGGCCACAGAGGCAGGAACAAAGTGGGCTAGAACACAGAGTTCCAGACCATCGGGGGCCTCTCCAATAGCGACAGACAATCTTTCCTCTGGGGCTGAATCTTCTGCTTCTCCCAAACATGGGTTTGGGTGCCCAGCCCCTTCTTATCTGGGCAGCTGTAGGCCATCCTTTGGATATGCAGCAGAGGACGAGGCGTCCACCAAGGCTGCAGAGTAGGCGGGCGGGTGGCGCGGGAAGGGGCCTGCAGGGCTGGGGCTCAGCTGCCCTCGACAGCGGGAAAGAATCCAACGGAGCCAAACAGTGGCTCCAGCCTCTATTACCCGAGCTGCCTGGGTCCCATCTTAATCTGGGGGAGGCGGTCAGCTCTTAGATCTATCACAGTCCTCAGGAGCTGGCCCTCAGAGCCCCAGCTCCTGCCGATTCTTCGACCAGCGCAGGACTGGGGCTGCTCCGAGAGAATAAAGCAGACCAACACGT
This genomic stretch from Phocoena phocoena chromosome 11, mPhoPho1.1, whole genome shotgun sequence harbors:
- the GALR3 gene encoding galanin receptor type 3; amino-acid sequence: MADAQNVSLDSPGSMGAVAVPVVFALIFLLGTVGNGLVLAVLLQPGLGAWQEPGSTTDLFILNLAVADLCFILCCVPFQATIYTLDAWLFGALVCKAVHLLIYLTMYASSFTLAAVSVDRYLAVRHPLRSRALRTPRNARAAVGLVWLLAALFSAPYLSYYGIVRYGALELCVPTWEDARRRALDVATFAAGYLLPVAVVSLAYGRTLRFLWAAVGPAGAAAAEARRRAAGRAMLAVAALYALCWGPHHALILCFWYGRFAFSPATYACRLASHCLAYANSCLNPLVYALASRHFRARLRRLWPCGRRRPRCPPGSRRALRRVRPASPGPAGCLGDARPRGQLPTGGGWGGEPGREPARGTEAGRALPARGPE